The Caloramator mitchellensis genome contains a region encoding:
- the aroC gene encoding chorismate synthase translates to MLRFLDAGESHGKMLVAILEGFPSNVPIDIENINKQLQRRQIGFGRGTRMKIESDRIEIISGVRGGKTTGAPICISIKNKDYENWAEVMDFQKEYNEKITIPRPGHADLNGFLKYNLDDIRNVIERASARETAIRVAIGAICMELLKFFDVKFISRVVMIGNIEDFSYIDSYNEDLINKIESSPIRCLHKDIEKKMIKEIQIAKEIGETIGGAIEVIAFGVPVGLGSYSFYDRRMDYLISGAMMSIQGVKAVEIGNGIKSSKLYGSEFNDKIIFEDGRFSRKTNNLGGIEGGITNGMPIKVRLFMKPIPTTRREFETFDVHGNVVKSRYERSDVCAVPALAVIAENVLAYEVAKEMINKFAGDSLEDLLISFEHYINRVNRGEDYGRDNFSPAMQGQ, encoded by the coding sequence ATGCTAAGATTTTTAGATGCTGGTGAATCGCATGGAAAGATGCTGGTTGCAATCCTTGAAGGATTTCCGTCTAATGTTCCAATAGATATTGAGAATATTAACAAACAATTGCAGAGACGACAAATTGGTTTTGGAAGAGGAACAAGGATGAAAATAGAATCTGATAGGATAGAAATAATTTCAGGTGTCAGAGGCGGTAAAACAACAGGTGCTCCAATTTGTATTTCAATAAAAAATAAAGACTATGAAAATTGGGCAGAAGTAATGGATTTTCAAAAGGAGTATAACGAAAAAATCACAATACCAAGGCCTGGTCATGCAGATTTGAATGGATTTCTAAAGTATAATCTTGACGATATCAGAAATGTAATAGAAAGGGCAAGTGCAAGAGAGACAGCAATAAGAGTTGCAATTGGTGCAATTTGTATGGAACTTTTAAAATTTTTTGACGTCAAATTTATTAGCAGGGTAGTTATGATTGGAAACATTGAAGATTTTTCATATATTGACAGTTACAATGAAGATTTGATTAATAAAATAGAATCATCTCCTATAAGATGTTTACATAAAGATATAGAGAAGAAAATGATAAAAGAAATTCAAATTGCAAAAGAAATTGGAGAAACAATAGGTGGAGCTATTGAAGTTATTGCCTTTGGTGTTCCTGTAGGTCTTGGAAGTTATTCGTTTTACGATAGAAGAATGGATTATTTAATTTCCGGAGCTATGATGTCAATTCAGGGAGTAAAGGCTGTTGAAATTGGAAATGGGATTAAATCATCTAAATTATATGGTAGTGAGTTTAACGATAAAATTATTTTTGAAGATGGAAGGTTTAGCAGAAAAACTAATAATTTAGGTGGAATAGAAGGCGGAATTACAAATGGAATGCCGATAAAAGTTAGACTTTTTATGAAGCCAATTCCAACTACAAGAAGAGAGTTTGAAACTTTTGATGTCCATGGAAATGTAGTTAAAAGCAGATATGAACGTTCAGATGTTTGTGCAGTTCCTGCTTTAGCCGTAATTGCAGAAAATGTATTGGCTTATGAAGTTGCAAAAGAAATGATAAATAAATTTGCAGGTGACAGTTTAGAAGATTTATTGATTTCATTTGAACATTACATTAATAGGGTTAATAGGGGAGAAGATTATGGAAGAGACAATTTTAGTCCAGCAATGCAAGGACAATGA
- the coaE gene encoding dephospho-CoA kinase (Dephospho-CoA kinase (CoaE) performs the final step in coenzyme A biosynthesis.): MKIVGLTGGIASGKSTVSEFLKQRGFPVLDADKIAREIVQSGSDVLKILVREFGDEILLESGELNRSKLRNIVFNDKNKLNRLNEITHPEIRKRLNEQIIEYKKYGFKLIIVDAALLIEAKFYELVDIIILVYVDLNTQIERLIKRDNISKDDAFKIINSQMKLEEKIKYADYIIDNTKDFEYTKMQVNKIINSIKSSEECNE, encoded by the coding sequence ATGAAAATCGTTGGATTAACTGGTGGAATAGCTTCAGGAAAATCAACTGTTTCAGAATTTTTAAAACAAAGAGGATTCCCAGTATTAGATGCAGATAAAATTGCAAGGGAAATAGTTCAAAGTGGGAGCGATGTTTTAAAAATTCTAGTTAGGGAATTTGGTGATGAAATATTGTTGGAAAGTGGCGAACTGAATAGAAGCAAGCTAAGGAATATTGTTTTTAATGATAAGAATAAATTAAACAGGCTAAATGAAATTACTCATCCAGAAATAAGGAAGAGATTAAATGAACAAATAATAGAATATAAAAAATATGGTTTTAAACTAATTATAGTTGATGCTGCGCTACTTATTGAAGCAAAGTTTTATGAATTGGTTGATATAATTATTTTAGTTTACGTAGATTTAAATACACAAATAGAAAGATTAATTAAAAGAGATAATATATCAAAAGATGATGCGTTTAAAATAATAAATTCCCAGATGAAGCTTGAAGAAAAAATAAAATATGCAGATTATATAATTGATAATACAAAAGATTTTGAATATACCAAGATGCAGGTAAATAAAATTATTAATAGCATAAAATCTTCGGAGGAGTGTAATGAATAA
- the polA gene encoding DNA polymerase I → MTKKLIIIDSNSLLNRAFYALPPMNTSYGLPTNAVYGFTVMLLKIFEETKPDYIIAAFDKSKLNFRHEKYSEYKAGRQKMPDELYSQLEPVKEILRAFNIGIIELDGYEADDIIGTVAKNYSSKELEIIIFTGDKDSLQLVGENIDVYITKKGISEIEKFDISYFREKYPFEPEGIIEMKALMGDASDNIPGVPGIGEKTALKLLGEFKNVDNIYSNIDKISSKKVKETLISNRELAYLSKELATINVNAPIEIDFEKIKLMEYDSDKVRELLVKYECYSLIDKLTKIKIDKKQEKYISIEIFEEYNIDYIKQEIKTNNKFAFFVIEENNIFKGLLINGNILLKKEDVYKFKDIFEDEKIEKNTYSSKALFNFLKQNGLELKGLNFDAEVAAYILNPSESKYEVKNLLSKYVSLNVADNDKISIAALFLQNIDKIKNQMIDEIEKLNMKDLYYNVELKLIEVLSEMETNGFKIQYATLQELGQELNIEIERLTNEIYELAGEEFNINSPKQLGVILFEKLNLPVVKKTKTGYSTDAEVLEELSSRHEIVEKILHYRQLIKLKTTYIEGLITAICEDGKIHTRFNQTVTATGRISSTEPNLQNIPIKLDMGRRIRKAFVPSSGDNLILSADYSQIELRVLAHLSKDENFIDAFIKGQDVHTRTASEVFGVSIEKVTPLLRSRAKAVNFGIVYGLSDYGLSKDLKISRKEAKTYIENYFARYSGVKKYLDDTIKNAAKNGYVTTILNRIRYIPEIKSTNKTLRALGERLAMNSPVQGSAADIIKIAMIEVYKNLKLNDLKSKLILQVHDELILEVPKNEIDLVANIVKESMENAVKLIVPLAVDVHIGKTWYDAK, encoded by the coding sequence ATGACAAAAAAGCTAATTATAATAGATTCTAATAGTTTATTAAACAGAGCATTTTATGCTTTACCTCCAATGAATACTTCATATGGGCTTCCAACCAATGCGGTCTATGGATTCACTGTAATGCTTTTAAAAATATTTGAAGAAACAAAGCCCGACTATATTATAGCAGCATTTGACAAAAGCAAACTGAATTTTAGACATGAAAAATATTCAGAATATAAGGCTGGGCGCCAAAAAATGCCTGACGAATTGTATTCTCAACTTGAACCTGTTAAGGAGATTTTAAGAGCATTTAATATAGGCATTATTGAGTTGGACGGATATGAAGCCGATGATATTATTGGCACAGTAGCAAAAAATTATTCAAGTAAGGAACTTGAAATAATTATTTTTACTGGAGATAAAGACAGTCTTCAACTTGTGGGAGAAAATATAGATGTGTATATTACTAAAAAAGGCATAAGTGAAATTGAGAAATTCGACATCTCATATTTTAGAGAAAAGTATCCCTTTGAACCTGAAGGAATAATTGAAATGAAAGCTTTAATGGGTGATGCTTCTGATAATATACCTGGTGTTCCAGGAATCGGAGAGAAAACTGCTTTAAAATTGCTTGGGGAATTTAAAAACGTGGACAATATTTATAGCAATATTGATAAGATAAGTTCAAAGAAAGTAAAAGAAACACTAATTAGCAATAGAGAACTTGCATACTTGAGCAAGGAACTGGCTACAATTAATGTAAACGCCCCTATAGAAATTGATTTTGAAAAAATTAAGCTTATGGAATACGATTCCGATAAAGTTAGGGAATTGTTGGTAAAATATGAATGTTATAGTTTGATAGATAAATTAACTAAAATTAAAATAGATAAAAAGCAAGAAAAGTATATTAGTATAGAAATATTTGAAGAATACAATATAGATTACATAAAGCAAGAAATCAAAACAAATAATAAGTTTGCCTTTTTTGTTATTGAAGAAAACAATATTTTTAAAGGCTTATTAATAAACGGTAATATACTGCTAAAAAAAGAAGATGTATACAAATTTAAGGATATATTTGAGGATGAAAAAATAGAAAAAAATACTTATAGTTCAAAGGCTTTGTTTAACTTTTTAAAACAAAATGGATTAGAGCTGAAGGGTTTGAATTTTGATGCAGAAGTTGCAGCCTATATTTTAAATCCATCGGAGAGCAAATATGAAGTAAAGAATCTACTTAGCAAGTATGTTTCTTTAAACGTAGCTGACAATGATAAAATATCCATAGCAGCTTTATTTTTGCAAAATATAGATAAAATTAAAAATCAAATGATTGATGAAATTGAAAAATTAAATATGAAGGACTTGTATTATAACGTAGAACTTAAATTGATAGAAGTTCTTTCTGAAATGGAAACAAATGGATTTAAAATTCAATATGCTACATTACAAGAATTAGGTCAGGAATTAAATATTGAAATTGAAAGATTGACAAATGAAATATATGAGCTAGCAGGTGAAGAATTTAACATAAATTCTCCAAAACAGCTTGGGGTCATTTTGTTTGAAAAATTAAATCTACCAGTTGTTAAAAAAACAAAAACAGGTTACTCAACTGATGCTGAAGTTCTTGAAGAATTGAGTTCGAGACATGAAATAGTAGAAAAAATATTACATTATAGGCAGCTTATTAAACTAAAGACCACATATATTGAAGGATTAATAACAGCTATTTGTGAGGATGGGAAAATACATACTCGATTTAACCAAACTGTTACTGCAACCGGAAGAATCTCAAGCACTGAGCCTAATCTGCAAAACATACCTATAAAATTAGATATGGGAAGAAGAATAAGGAAAGCATTTGTCCCTTCGTCCGGGGATAATTTGATTTTATCTGCTGATTATTCACAAATAGAGTTAAGGGTATTAGCACACCTTTCAAAGGATGAAAATTTTATAGATGCCTTTATTAAAGGACAAGATGTCCACACAAGAACTGCCTCAGAAGTGTTTGGCGTATCAATCGAAAAAGTAACACCACTTTTAAGAAGTAGAGCAAAGGCAGTTAATTTTGGTATAGTTTATGGACTTAGCGACTATGGACTATCTAAAGATTTAAAAATATCAAGGAAAGAAGCGAAAACTTATATTGAAAATTATTTCGCAAGATACAGTGGAGTGAAAAAGTATCTCGATGATACTATAAAAAATGCAGCTAAAAATGGATATGTTACTACTATTTTAAATAGGATTAGATATATTCCAGAGATAAAATCGACAAACAAAACTTTAAGGGCTTTAGGGGAAAGGCTTGCAATGAATTCTCCTGTTCAGGGTTCTGCAGCTGATATAATTAAAATTGCTATGATTGAAGTATATAAAAATTTAAAGCTAAATGATTTAAAATCAAAATTAATTTTACAAGTTCATGATGAATTGATTTTAGAGGTTCCGAAAAATGAGATAGATTTAGTAGCAAATATTGTTAAAGAATCAATGGAGAATGCAGTTAAATTAATCGTTCCTTTAGCTGTTGATGTGCACATTGGTAAGACTTGGTATGATGCGAAGTAG
- a CDS encoding RNA polymerase sigma factor, protein MEETILVQQCKDNDIDAFESLIKKFEGKIYNIAYYMLKNEHDAFDVTQEVAIKIYKSISAFKGDSKLSTWIYRITYNACLDYIKKRKDDLSLDEYIAAGDEKFEKAENVIENKELKEIIKKCILKLSEDFRTIIVLRDIHGFSYQEISDILGIEVGTVKSRLNRAREALKRELIKNGIRRGN, encoded by the coding sequence ATGGAAGAGACAATTTTAGTCCAGCAATGCAAGGACAATGATATAGATGCCTTCGAATCTCTTATAAAAAAATTCGAAGGTAAGATTTATAATATTGCCTATTATATGCTAAAAAATGAACACGATGCATTTGATGTTACCCAAGAGGTGGCGATTAAGATTTATAAATCTATTTCTGCATTTAAAGGAGATAGTAAGTTATCTACTTGGATATATAGAATCACTTATAATGCATGTCTTGATTATATTAAAAAGAGAAAGGACGATTTGTCGCTAGATGAATATATTGCTGCAGGGGATGAGAAATTTGAAAAAGCCGAAAATGTTATTGAAAATAAGGAATTAAAAGAAATCATAAAAAAATGCATATTAAAATTAAGCGAAGACTTTAGAACGATAATAGTATTAAGAGATATTCATGGATTTTCTTATCAAGAAATTTCAGATATATTAGGCATCGAAGTAGGTACTGTTAAGTCTAGACTTAACAGAGCTAGAGAAGCATTAAAAAGGGAATTAATCAAAAATGGAATTCGAAGGGGGAATTAA